A window of the Nibribacter ruber genome harbors these coding sequences:
- a CDS encoding metal-dependent hydrolase: MKITYYGQSCFLLDMGGTKVLFDPFISGNPLASDVKLDQIECDYILLSHGHADHVADAEYLLKKTGATLVAIYEIVGWYQNKGIEKVHPMNIGGKVHLPFGTVKMVTAIHSSSLPDGTYAGVAAGFVVESAEKTFYYAGDTALTLDMKLIGERYKVDFAMLPIGDNFTMDVEDALVAATYVNTKKVIGMHFDTFPYIEIDHVEALELARRQQKELLLLEIGQTIEL, from the coding sequence ATGAAAATCACCTACTACGGCCAATCTTGTTTTCTGCTGGACATGGGCGGCACCAAGGTTTTGTTCGACCCATTTATCTCGGGCAATCCGCTGGCGTCTGACGTGAAGCTGGACCAGATAGAGTGTGATTACATATTACTGTCGCATGGGCACGCAGACCACGTGGCCGATGCGGAATACTTGCTCAAGAAGACCGGTGCCACTCTGGTAGCCATCTATGAGATTGTGGGCTGGTACCAGAACAAAGGCATAGAGAAAGTACACCCTATGAACATTGGGGGCAAAGTGCATCTGCCGTTTGGCACCGTAAAAATGGTCACCGCCATCCACTCCAGCTCCTTGCCAGATGGCACCTACGCAGGTGTAGCCGCAGGCTTTGTGGTAGAGAGCGCTGAGAAAACGTTCTACTACGCCGGCGACACGGCCCTTACCCTGGATATGAAACTGATTGGCGAGCGCTACAAGGTTGACTTTGCCATGCTGCCCATAGGTGACAACTTCACCATGGATGTAGAAGACGCTTTGGTGGCCGCCACCTATGTAAACACCAAAAAAGTGATTGGGATGCACTTTGACACGTTCCCGTACATTGAGATTGATCATGTAGAGGCTTTGGAACTAGCCCGGCGCCAGCAGAAAGAGTTGCTCTTGCTGGAAATTGGTCAAACCATAGAATTGTAA